Proteins from a single region of Starkeya sp. ORNL1:
- the aroA gene encoding 3-phosphoshikimate 1-carboxyvinyltransferase, giving the protein MSQSATASHHGAAPAVPANASATGPLKGRVRVPGDKSVSHRALIFGALAIGETRISGLLEGEDVLNTAKACAALGAQVERVGDGAWRVNGVGIGGLRTPDAPLDFGNSGTGARLMMGMVAGNPITATFDGDASLRRRPMKRILDPLAMMGVQVVEAAEGGRLPVTLKGPRDLAPIAYESPVASAQIKSAVLLAGLGAPGETSVTEKEASRDHTERMLTHFGAEVRVEPFGTHGRRVTLRGRPELKPAPIHVPADPSSAAFPLVAALVVPGSDVIIEGVMMNPLRTGLLTTLREMGGDIEVLDERTEGGESVGDLRVRGSALRGVEVPPERAPSMIDEYPVLAVAASFAQGTTRMRGLSELRVKESDRLAAVADGLGVNGVTYFIEGDDLIVEGIGRVAGGGLVATHMDHRIAMSFLVMGLAAEKQVAIDDITFVATSFPAFVPLMRGLGAGIEVA; this is encoded by the coding sequence ATGTCCCAGTCCGCCACCGCCAGCCATCATGGCGCCGCCCCTGCCGTTCCGGCGAACGCCAGCGCGACCGGGCCGCTCAAGGGTCGCGTGCGCGTTCCGGGCGACAAGTCGGTGTCGCATCGCGCTCTGATCTTCGGCGCACTTGCCATCGGCGAGACCCGTATCTCCGGCCTGCTGGAAGGCGAGGACGTGCTGAACACCGCGAAAGCCTGCGCCGCTCTGGGTGCGCAGGTGGAGCGGGTTGGCGACGGCGCATGGCGGGTCAACGGCGTCGGCATCGGCGGCCTGCGCACACCCGACGCGCCGCTCGATTTCGGCAATTCCGGCACCGGCGCCCGGCTGATGATGGGCATGGTCGCCGGCAACCCGATCACCGCCACCTTCGATGGCGATGCGAGCCTGCGCCGCCGGCCGATGAAGCGCATCCTCGATCCGCTCGCCATGATGGGCGTGCAGGTGGTCGAGGCCGCCGAGGGTGGGCGGCTGCCGGTCACCCTGAAGGGCCCGCGCGATCTCGCCCCTATCGCCTATGAGAGCCCGGTCGCATCGGCGCAGATCAAGTCGGCGGTGCTGCTCGCCGGGTTGGGGGCGCCGGGCGAGACCAGCGTCACTGAGAAGGAGGCGAGCCGCGATCATACCGAGCGCATGCTCACCCATTTCGGCGCCGAGGTCCGGGTCGAGCCATTCGGCACCCATGGCCGCCGCGTCACCTTGAGGGGCAGGCCGGAATTGAAGCCGGCGCCGATCCATGTGCCGGCCGATCCGTCCTCCGCCGCCTTCCCGCTGGTGGCGGCGCTGGTCGTGCCGGGCTCGGACGTGATCATCGAAGGCGTGATGATGAACCCGCTGCGCACCGGCCTGCTCACCACGCTGCGCGAGATGGGCGGCGATATCGAGGTGCTGGACGAGCGTACCGAGGGCGGCGAGAGCGTCGGCGACCTGCGGGTGCGCGGCTCCGCGCTGAGGGGTGTCGAGGTGCCGCCGGAGCGGGCGCCCTCCATGATCGACGAATATCCGGTGCTGGCCGTGGCGGCGTCCTTCGCGCAGGGCACGACGCGGATGCGCGGTCTCTCCGAATTGCGGGTGAAGGAATCCGACCGCCTCGCCGCCGTCGCCGACGGCCTCGGCGTGAACGGCGTCACATATTTCATCGAGGGTGACGACTTGATCGTCGAAGGAATCGGACGCGTCGCCGGCGGCGGTCTCGTCGCCACCCATATGGATCACCGCATCGCCATGAGCTTCCTGGTCATGGGGCTGGCTGCCGAGAAGCAGGTAGCGATCGATGACATCACCTTCGTCGCCACCAGCTTCCCGGCGTTCGTGCCACTGATGCGCGGCCTCGGCGCGGGCATCGAGGTCGCATGA
- a CDS encoding TIGR02300 family protein, translating to MAKPELGTKRICPVTGRKFYDLNKDPVISPYTGQIVPIAAPVASRSSRSSEAARAAPVAAAPDVEPEETADIELVSLEDADDEAASSTKTAALPDDDIDVEDEVESDDEDTFLEEDEDGDDDVTDLIGDGIEDDEEP from the coding sequence GTGGCGAAGCCAGAACTTGGCACCAAGCGCATTTGCCCCGTGACGGGCCGCAAATTCTACGATCTGAACAAGGATCCGGTGATTTCGCCCTATACCGGGCAGATCGTGCCGATCGCAGCGCCGGTCGCCTCCCGCTCCTCGCGCAGCAGCGAAGCCGCCCGCGCCGCCCCGGTCGCAGCGGCTCCCGATGTCGAGCCGGAGGAGACTGCCGATATCGAACTCGTCTCGCTGGAGGACGCCGACGACGAGGCCGCCAGCAGCACCAAGACCGCGGCGCTGCCGGACGACGATATCGATGTCGAGGACGAGGTCGAGAGTGACGACGAGGATACCTTCCTCGAAGAGGATGAGGACGGCGACGACGACGTCACCGACCTGATCGGCGACGGCATCGAGGACGACGAAGAGCCGTGA
- a CDS encoding TetR/AcrR family transcriptional regulator — MSENAREAILEAARRTAQAHGYVGLNIRDIGAQAGIKAASIYYHFPGKAELGAAVAKRYWEVTAANLEALSAAISDPVKVLQAYPGLFRRSLEEDNRMCLCGFMAAEYDDLPDAVKIEVQTFADVNVAWLTRMLSATSLPASQCEARARAIFAAVGGAQLMARSRADVSLFDELIDNFRTAGLIPG; from the coding sequence ATGAGTGAAAACGCGAGGGAAGCGATCCTGGAGGCGGCGCGGCGCACGGCGCAGGCGCACGGCTATGTGGGATTAAACATCCGCGATATCGGCGCGCAGGCTGGGATCAAGGCGGCCAGCATCTACTACCATTTTCCTGGCAAGGCCGAGTTGGGCGCAGCGGTAGCGAAGCGCTACTGGGAAGTGACGGCCGCGAATCTCGAAGCTCTTTCAGCGGCGATCAGCGATCCGGTCAAAGTGCTCCAGGCCTATCCCGGCCTCTTCCGCCGATCGCTGGAGGAAGACAATCGGATGTGCCTCTGCGGCTTCATGGCTGCCGAGTATGACGACCTGCCGGACGCAGTGAAGATCGAGGTGCAGACCTTTGCCGATGTCAACGTGGCCTGGCTCACGCGGATGCTCTCCGCAACGTCCCTTCCTGCAAGCCAATGTGAGGCAAGGGCTCGCGCGATCTTCGCGGCCGTTGGTGGCGCGCAGTTGATGGCCCGAAGCCGCGCGGACGTGAGTCTTTTCGACGAGTTGATCGACAATTTCCGTACGGCCGGCCTGATTCCTGGTTGA
- a CDS encoding amidase, with product MTENITRMEASRLAKLIGSRELSPVEVVQAHLDRIAEVNPKINAIVALADDAIDVAKRAEAAVRSGTKVGPLHGVPFTAKDALDTAGVLTQRGSPIFKGRVADADATVVARLKAAGGILIAKTNTPEFSYSVETDNLLTGRTNNPWNLDYTPGGSSGGESAAIAAGMSPLGLGSDVAISLRGPAAHTGVVGFKATHGRLPMTGHWPRVPRRFWHVGPMARSVRDVALAYHLLAGPDGADGFSTASVSLDEGVEAESNRPFRVGWLAAPGFFGPVDPEVVATVKAAAEALSGAGCQVEEVHLPILKETDGVGIFWKLQQMETRSEFEKITAGHEAEVFHHVRAIFGTPDTSIDDFVAAEQAVERLRDSFVAYFQRYDALLCPVTPFPATKHGLNDLVVDGETVSPFHVMSATSPFNLTGMPALSMRFGTSRDGLPIGVQIVTSWFAESTALNIATLLERSSPVRDLHPDL from the coding sequence ATGACTGAAAACATTACGCGCATGGAGGCCAGCCGCCTCGCCAAGCTGATCGGCAGTCGGGAGCTTTCCCCCGTCGAGGTCGTACAGGCCCATCTGGATCGCATCGCCGAGGTGAATCCCAAGATAAACGCTATCGTGGCGTTGGCTGACGACGCGATAGACGTCGCCAAGAGGGCCGAGGCGGCGGTCAGATCCGGCACGAAAGTCGGGCCTCTCCACGGCGTTCCGTTCACTGCCAAAGATGCCCTCGACACAGCCGGCGTGCTGACGCAGCGCGGCTCTCCGATCTTCAAGGGGCGCGTCGCCGACGCCGATGCCACCGTCGTGGCTCGGTTGAAGGCAGCTGGCGGCATCCTCATCGCAAAGACGAACACGCCGGAATTCTCCTACTCCGTCGAGACCGACAATCTCCTGACTGGCCGGACGAACAACCCCTGGAATCTCGACTACACCCCTGGCGGATCGAGCGGCGGCGAATCTGCCGCGATAGCCGCCGGCATGTCGCCACTTGGCCTAGGCAGCGACGTGGCTATTTCGTTGCGCGGCCCGGCCGCGCACACCGGGGTTGTCGGCTTCAAGGCCACGCACGGCCGCTTGCCGATGACGGGGCACTGGCCCCGTGTACCGCGCCGCTTTTGGCATGTTGGACCAATGGCGCGCTCCGTCCGCGACGTGGCGCTTGCCTATCATCTGCTTGCAGGACCCGACGGCGCCGATGGCTTTTCCACCGCATCGGTCAGCCTCGATGAAGGCGTAGAGGCAGAGTCGAACCGACCGTTTCGTGTTGGCTGGCTGGCCGCCCCCGGCTTCTTCGGGCCTGTCGACCCGGAAGTGGTCGCGACCGTGAAGGCAGCGGCCGAGGCGCTGAGTGGCGCAGGCTGCCAAGTCGAAGAAGTGCATCTGCCGATCCTGAAGGAGACCGATGGCGTCGGCATCTTTTGGAAACTCCAGCAGATGGAAACGCGATCGGAGTTCGAGAAGATCACGGCAGGCCACGAGGCCGAGGTCTTCCATCATGTCAGAGCGATCTTCGGCACCCCCGACACGTCGATCGATGACTTCGTCGCCGCGGAGCAGGCAGTGGAGCGGCTCCGCGACAGTTTTGTCGCGTATTTTCAACGTTATGATGCCTTGCTTTGCCCGGTGACGCCGTTCCCGGCAACGAAGCATGGCCTCAATGATCTCGTGGTTGATGGCGAAACAGTATCGCCCTTTCACGTGATGAGTGCGACCTCACCGTTCAACCTGACCGGTATGCCGGCCTTGTCGATGCGCTTCGGAACCAGCCGCGACGGACTTCCGATCGGCGTCCAGATCGTTACCTCGTGGTTTGCGGAATCGACGGCACTGAATATCGCCACGCTTCTGGAGCGGTCGAGCCCCGTCCGTGATCTTCACCCTGATCTCTAG
- a CDS encoding DUF2147 domain-containing protein: MCARSEAADLGKFTRPSSETTVDFYDCGGNLCGKIVTVDDKSDTDTIGKLIVDGAKPVGNDTWKGDIIDVESGKRYAGTISLNENGLRLEGCFMMILCGSEVWQRARQ, translated from the coding sequence ATGTGCGCGAGATCGGAAGCCGCCGATCTTGGGAAATTCACGCGACCATCCTCCGAGACAACCGTGGACTTTTATGACTGCGGAGGAAATCTGTGCGGCAAGATCGTTACAGTAGACGACAAGTCGGACACTGACACCATAGGCAAGCTCATAGTCGATGGCGCCAAACCCGTTGGCAACGACACCTGGAAGGGCGATATCATCGACGTGGAAAGCGGCAAAAGATACGCTGGCACCATAAGCCTGAACGAAAATGGGTTGAGGCTGGAAGGCTGCTTCATGATGATTCTTTGCGGCAGCGAGGTCTGGCAGCGCGCTCGGCAATAA
- a CDS encoding TRAP transporter large permease subunit, which produces MHAPTAEVGRAGPVLLLDRALDIVVGTALLGELLVVIGNVLGRTFFDLPLLWSDEVATLALSTIAFIGGAVAYRRDAHISVRTIVNALPESAQSVVLAAADWLVLGLALVSLYFSIGLVQTRWEELTPIIEMRGAWFAVPLTIGMTALAIYAVVRLSEQPRKAVLAALAVLVVLVVPLVLFGLLAEAPLANNAAITVALLVVLATVLLGLPVGFALILGTMLFLHIGTYVPLVAVPQNMVDGVGRFVLLALPFFIFAGFIMEGGGISRRLVVLIAALVGRLRGGLMQVMVVSMYIVSGISGSKAADVAAVGLVMRDMLDEEGYDRSEAAAVLAASAAMGECIPPSLAMLVLGSVTSLSIGALFAAGLVPAAVIALCLMALIYVRAAKFQTREHGTWNWPLIRRLALRAIIPFSMPALLFAGIFSGFATPTEISAFAVAYGLAIAVLLYREVNLRQFGRMIVEASTVSAMVLFTLAAAQTFSWVLSAAQLPHSLAAIVATWHDDPALFMLASIAAVVILGSLLEGLPALLILAPLLLPLAPNLGIDPLHYGIVLLVAMGIGAFLPPLGVGFYIACAVTRAPVDRASAIMVPYVLILLAGLLLVTFVPWFTLSVPQLLGFGN; this is translated from the coding sequence ATGCATGCACCCACCGCTGAGGTTGGACGGGCTGGCCCGGTCCTGCTGCTCGATCGTGCCCTCGACATCGTGGTCGGGACGGCGTTGCTCGGCGAGCTCCTCGTCGTTATTGGCAATGTGCTCGGCCGCACCTTCTTCGACCTGCCGCTGCTCTGGAGCGACGAGGTCGCCACGCTCGCGCTGTCGACGATCGCCTTCATCGGCGGTGCCGTCGCCTATCGCCGCGATGCCCATATTTCCGTGCGCACGATCGTCAATGCCTTGCCGGAGAGCGCGCAATCCGTCGTGCTTGCCGCCGCCGACTGGCTGGTCTTGGGGCTCGCGCTCGTCAGCCTCTATTTTTCGATCGGGCTCGTGCAGACGCGCTGGGAGGAATTGACGCCGATCATCGAGATGCGGGGCGCCTGGTTTGCCGTGCCGCTGACCATCGGCATGACGGCCCTTGCCATCTACGCCGTCGTCCGGCTGTCCGAGCAGCCGCGGAAAGCCGTGCTGGCGGCACTCGCGGTACTCGTCGTCCTCGTAGTGCCGCTCGTGCTGTTCGGGCTTCTTGCCGAGGCGCCGCTCGCAAACAATGCCGCCATCACCGTGGCATTGCTGGTCGTGCTCGCGACCGTGCTGCTCGGTCTTCCGGTCGGCTTCGCCCTCATTCTCGGCACCATGCTCTTCCTGCACATCGGCACTTATGTGCCGCTGGTGGCGGTGCCCCAGAACATGGTGGACGGCGTCGGGCGCTTCGTGCTGCTCGCTTTGCCGTTCTTCATCTTCGCCGGATTCATCATGGAGGGCGGCGGTATCTCGCGCCGCCTGGTCGTGCTGATAGCCGCACTGGTGGGGCGCCTGCGCGGCGGCCTCATGCAGGTGATGGTCGTCAGCATGTACATCGTGTCCGGCATCTCCGGCTCGAAGGCCGCCGACGTCGCCGCGGTGGGCCTCGTCATGCGCGACATGCTGGACGAGGAAGGCTATGACCGCTCGGAAGCGGCCGCCGTGCTCGCGGCATCGGCCGCCATGGGGGAATGCATCCCGCCGAGCCTCGCCATGCTGGTGCTCGGCTCCGTCACCTCGCTGTCGATCGGCGCCCTGTTCGCAGCCGGGCTGGTGCCCGCGGCGGTGATCGCGCTTTGCCTCATGGCGCTCATCTATGTCCGCGCCGCCAAGTTCCAGACCAGGGAACACGGCACCTGGAACTGGCCGCTGATCCGCCGGCTGGCACTGCGGGCGATCATCCCGTTCTCGATGCCTGCCTTGCTTTTCGCTGGCATCTTCAGCGGTTTCGCCACGCCGACCGAGATTTCGGCGTTCGCCGTGGCCTACGGCCTCGCCATTGCCGTGCTGCTCTATCGCGAGGTCAATCTGCGGCAGTTCGGCCGCATGATCGTCGAGGCCTCGACCGTGTCGGCGATGGTGCTATTCACGCTGGCCGCAGCGCAGACTTTCTCGTGGGTGCTTTCCGCGGCGCAGCTGCCGCATTCGCTGGCCGCCATCGTGGCGACCTGGCACGACGATCCCGCTCTATTCATGCTGGCGTCGATTGCCGCGGTAGTGATCCTCGGCTCCCTGCTGGAGGGACTGCCGGCGTTGCTGATCCTGGCGCCGCTGCTGCTGCCGCTGGCGCCCAATCTCGGGATCGACCCGCTCCATTATGGAATCGTGCTGCTGGTGGCGATGGGGATCGGTGCCTTCCTCCCGCCGCTTGGCGTTGGCTTCTACATTGCCTGCGCCGTCACCCGCGCCCCGGTCGACCGCGCATCGGCGATCATGGTCCCCTATGTGCTCATCCTGCTGGCCGGCTTGCTGCTGGTCACCTTCGTGCCGTGGTTCACGCTTTCCGTCCCGCAGCTTCTAGGCTTCGGCAACTGA